The proteins below come from a single Miscanthus floridulus cultivar M001 chromosome 1, ASM1932011v1, whole genome shotgun sequence genomic window:
- the LOC136529404 gene encoding lysine-specific demethylase JMJ26-like isoform X2, whose translation MKHAEEFRHCNYELVKQVTHAIHDQCFYLTQEHKQKLKEEYGIEPWTFEQQLGDAVFVPAGCPHQVRNLKSCTQVALGFVSPENFQECIRLTEEFRPSANEDKLEVKKIALHALNKAISDITQYDWKDGPKNGDEDCPSEPAEEEHIKTTH comes from the exons ATGAAACATGCAGAGGAGTTTAGGCATTGCAATTATGAACTGGTGAAGCAG gttactcatgctatacATGATCAGTGCTTTTATCTAACACAAGAGCACAAGCAAAAGCTTAAGGAAGAATATG GAATTGAGCCTTGGACATTCGAACAGCAGCTTGGTGATGCAGTGTTTGTCCCAGCAGGATGTCCCCACCAGGTCAGAAATTTGAAG TCATGTACACAGGTGGCCCTTGGTTTTGTTTCTCCAGAAAATTTTCAAGAGTGCATTAGGTTGACAGAAGAATTCCGTCCTTCAGCGAATGAAGACAAACTAGAG GTTAAGAAGATAGCTCTTCATGCACTCAACAAAGCGATTTCGGATATCACTCAATATGATTGGAAGGATGG CCCAAAGAACGGAGATGAGGATTGCCCAAGTGAACCTGCGGAAGAGGAGCACATAAAGACAACCCATTAA
- the LOC136471720 gene encoding glycerophosphodiester phosphodiesterase GDPD6-like, whose translation MRMASFWHGVSLIVLVLLIGVSNSKANLASPPHSHSQLDVNHRKPIQTFRPYNIAHRGSNGELPEETAAAYLRAIEEGADFIETDILASKDGHLICFHDVTLDATTNVANHTKFADRKRTYEVQGENVTGWFIVDFTLKELKSLRVKQRFSFRDHRYNGKYQIITFEEYILIALYTYRIVGIYPEIKNPVFINQHVKWSGGKKFEDKFVEMLLKYGYKGEYMSEDWLKQPLFIQSFAPTSLIYISNMTNSPKLFLIDDTTIPTQDTNQSYYEITSNSYLEFIRNYVVGIGPWKDTIVPPNPKDNCLGQPTDLVAQAHALNLQVHPYTFRNENQYLHFDFHQDPYAEYEYWLNEIGVDGLFTDFTGSLHKYQEWTTPYQKKEKNPEALLREIANMLKDDGY comes from the exons ATGCGCATGGCTTCCTTCT GGCACGGCGTCTCTCTCATTGTCCTTGTGCTCCTTATTGGGGTATCCAATTCCAAAGCCAACCTGGCATCACCTCCCCACAGCCACAGCCAGCTGGATGTGAACCACAGGAAGCCAATACAGACGTTTAGACCTTACAACATTGCCCACCGAGGATCAAATGGTGAATTACCCGAAGAGACAGCGGCCGCCTACCTG AGGGCTATCGAAGAAGGCGCGGACTTCATCGAGACCGATATACTTGCATCAAAGGATGGACATCTCATCTGCTTCCATGATGTAACATTGGACGCAACGACCAATGTTGCAAACCATACGAAGTTTGCTGACAGGAAGAGGACCTATGAAGTCCAAGGAGAAAATGTCACCGGATGGTTCATTG TGGATTTCACTCTTAAAGAGCTCAAATCACTGAGGGTGAAACAACGGTTCAGTTTCAGGGACCATAGATACAATG GGAAGTACCAGATTATTACGTTTGAGGAGTATATCTTGATTGCGCTTTACACCTACAGGATAGTCGGAATATACCCTGAGATCAAGAATCCCGTGTTCATCAACCAGCAT GTCAAGTGGTCGGGTGGAAAGAAATTTGAGGATAAGTTTGTGGAGATGCTACTGAAGTATGGCTACAAAGGTGAATACATGTCTGAAGACTGGCTAAAGCAACCGCTGTTCATACAGTCCTTCGCTCCAACCTCGCTGATTTACATCTCCAACATGACAAACTCTCCCAAACTGTTCCTAATCGATGACACAACAATTCCAACACAAGATACCAATCAG TCATACTACGAGATAACTTCAAATTCTTATCTTGAATTCATAAGAAACTACGTTGTTGGGATTGGGCCATGGAAGGACACAATTGTTCCTCCAAACCCAAAAGACAACTGCTTAGGACAGCCCACCGATCTCGTCGCACAAGCACATGCTCTGAATCTTCAG GTGCATCCATACACTTTCAGAAATGAGAATCAATACCTGCACTTCGATTTCCATCAAGACCCTTATGCTGAATATGAGTATTGGCTCAACGAGATCGGCGTCGACGGGCTGTTCACTGATTTCACCGGTAGTCTGCACAAGTACCAAGAATGGACTACGCCATaccagaagaaggagaagaatccAGAAGCACTCTTGCGTGAGATCGCGAACATGCTGAAGGATGATGGCTACTGA
- the LOC136529404 gene encoding lysine-specific demethylase JMJ26-like isoform X1 yields the protein MKHAEEFRHCNYELVKQVTHAIHDQCFYLTQEHKQKLKEEYGIEPWTFEQQLGDAVFVPAGCPHQVRNLKSCTQVALGFVSPENFQECIRLTEEFRPSANEDKLEVKKIALHALNKAISDITQYDWKDGSPKNGDEDCPSEPAEEEHIKTTH from the exons ATGAAACATGCAGAGGAGTTTAGGCATTGCAATTATGAACTGGTGAAGCAG gttactcatgctatacATGATCAGTGCTTTTATCTAACACAAGAGCACAAGCAAAAGCTTAAGGAAGAATATG GAATTGAGCCTTGGACATTCGAACAGCAGCTTGGTGATGCAGTGTTTGTCCCAGCAGGATGTCCCCACCAGGTCAGAAATTTGAAG TCATGTACACAGGTGGCCCTTGGTTTTGTTTCTCCAGAAAATTTTCAAGAGTGCATTAGGTTGACAGAAGAATTCCGTCCTTCAGCGAATGAAGACAAACTAGAG GTTAAGAAGATAGCTCTTCATGCACTCAACAAAGCGATTTCGGATATCACTCAATATGATTGGAAGGATGG CAGCCCAAAGAACGGAGATGAGGATTGCCCAAGTGAACCTGCGGAAGAGGAGCACATAAAGACAACCCATTAA